A single genomic interval of Zingiber officinale cultivar Zhangliang chromosome 4A, Zo_v1.1, whole genome shotgun sequence harbors:
- the LOC121971694 gene encoding protein SAR DEFICIENT 1-like translates to MTAKRLRQDSDRDRDSSSDEERARRRIPSLSTVVREAMVFKSLQNVSLALEPLLRKVVQEEVEKGVIRSMRLFHRSSSMRIEAAPESSSLKLVFRTQLSLPIFTGSKIDGAENKPLELVIVDARTGEPLSSPLQSPVRVEVVVLDGDFPAEDEPEWSTAEFQRNIVKQRTGKRPLITGDVNITMRDASAVISDLSFTDNSSWIRSRQFRIGARVVAGIHGQRIQEATTAAFMVKDHRGELYRKHYPPALEDEVWRLERIGKDGAFHKKLASAKIHTVQEFLKLLTVDPRLLRKILGIGMSDKVWEATIVHAKTCPVGDKLYLHQGSQCSLWLNPICEVVGIVYDDITLTLQQLSKHQRAIVHHLVKEAYHNWDRLEESHALFDHRILPQNLGTQRDGAESLTWYPVHQGIAVDCQIEDYEILDPALPGFD, encoded by the exons ATGACAGCCAAGAGGCTTCGCCAGGACTCTGATCGAGACCGCGACTCATCCTCCGACGAGGAGCGAGCCCGTCGTCGGATCCCTTCGCTTTCCAC AGTGGTCAGAGAGGCGATGGTGTTTAAGTCTCTGCAGAACGTTTCCTTGGCGTTGGAGCCGTTGCTTCGCAAAGTG GTGCAGGAAGAGGTGGAGAAAGGAGTGATCCGCAGCATGCGCTTGTTCCATAG GTCTAGCTCGATGCGCATAGAAGCGGCGCCGGAATCGTCGAGCTTGAAGCTGGTGTTCAGGACGCAGCTCTCGCTGCCCATTTTTACCGGCAGCAAAATAGACGGCGCGGAGAACAAGCCGCTGGAGCTCGTCATCGTCGACGCTCGCACCGGCGAGCCCCTGAGCTCGCCACTGCAGTCGCCGGTCCGAGTGGAGGTGGTCGTGTTGGACGGAGACTTCCCGGCGGAGGACGAGCCGGAGTGGAGCACCGCCGAATTCCAGCGGAATATCGTGAAGCAGAGGACGGGAAAGAGGCCGCTGATCACGGGGGATGTCAATATCACCATGAGAGATGCCTCGGCCGTCATCTCCGATCTCTCCTTCACAGACAACTCGAGCTGGATCCGGAGCAGGCAGTTCAGGATCGGCgcgagggtcgtcgccgggatccACGGGCAGAGGATTCAGGAAGCCACGACGGCCGCCTTCATGGTGAAAGATCACAGAGGAGAAC TGTACAGGAAGCACTACCCGCCAGCTCTCGAAGACGAAGTGTGGCGGCTGGAGAGGATCGGAAAAGATGGAGCTTTCCACAAAAAACTCGCCTCTGCAAAAATCCATACTGTTCAAGAATTCCTGAAGCTACTGACCGTCGACCCTCGCTTACTCCGCAAG ATACTGGGAATTGGGATGTCAGACAAGGTGTGGGAGGCAACAATTGTTCATGCCAAGACCTGCCCTGTGGGAGACAAGCTTTATCTGCACCAAGGATCACAGTGCAGCCTCTGGTTGAACCCTATTTGTGAAGTGGTAGGGATCGTCTATGACGACATCACTCTCACATTGCAGCAACTAAGCAAGCATCAAAGG GCCATCGTGCATCATCTGGTTAAAGAGGCGTACCACAACTGGGACAGATTGGAAGAAAGCCACGCACTATTCGACCACCGGATTCTGCCACAAA ATTTGGGAACGCAACGGGATGGAGCGGAATCGCTGACTTGGTATCCAGTTCATCAGGGGATTGCAGTCGATTGCCAAATTGAGGACTACGAGATCCTCGACCCTGCACTCCCCGGCTTCGACTGA
- the LOC121971695 gene encoding 16.9 kDa class I heat shock protein 3-like, with translation MSLLQNMLLDPYGSIFHQFNDSGDDRIPMDWKETAAAHVLKADLPGFKKEDVKVEVEDGGVISITAKRSRDKKDDEGEEECTWHCSERRSSDGHLRRRRFRLPEDAKAEKVKASMENGVLTLVVPKEDANKPQVRSVEIEGGDGKKKRSEKGKKNKDEIVCCTFWHR, from the coding sequence ATGTCTCTGCTCCAAAACATGCTGCTCGATCCATATGGAAGCATCTTCCATCAGTTCAACGACTCCGGCGACGACAGAATCCCCATGGACTGGAAGGAAACCGCGGCGGCTCACGTCTTGAAGGCCGACCTCCCGGGGTTCAAGAAAGAGGACGTGAAGGTGGAGGTGGAGGACGGCGGCGTCATCTCCATCACAGCCAAAAGGTCGCGCGACAAGAAGGAtgatgaaggagaagaagagtgcACGTGGCATTGCTCGGAGAGGAGGAGTAGCGACGGGCACCTCCGGCGGCGGAGGTTCAGGCTGCCGGAGGACGCGAAGGCGGAGAAGGTCAAGGCGTCGATGGAGAACGGGGTGCTCACGCTGGTGGTGCCCAAGGAGGACGCGAATAAGCCGCAGGTGAGGTCGGTTGAGATCGAGGGTGGAGACGGCAAGAAGAAGAGGTCggagaaagggaagaagaacAAGGACGAGATCGTTTGCTGCACGTTTTGGCATCGTTAA
- the LOC121971696 gene encoding 16.9 kDa class I heat shock protein 2-like, producing the protein MSIVRRSNIFDPFSLDIFDPFQGFPFDAFRSLAETRPGFVDETSAFANTRIDWKETPEAHVLKADLPGVKKEEVKVEVEEGGVLQISGERTKEREEKKDKWHRVERSSGKFLRRFRLPENAKVDQVKASMENGVLTVTIPKEEVKKPEVKAIEISG; encoded by the coding sequence ATGTCGATCGTGAGGCGCAGCAACATCTTCGACCCTTTCTCGCTCGACATTTTTGATCCTTTCCAAGGCTTCCCCTTCGATGCCTTCCGCTCCCTCGCCGAGACGCGGCCAGGGTTCGTGGACGAAACCTCCGCCTTCGCCAACACCCGCATCGACTGGAAGGAGACCCCCGAGGCGCACGTGCTCAAGGCGGATCTCCCCGGCGTCAAGAAGGAGGAGGTAaaggtggaggtggaggaaggGGGGGTCCTCCAGATCAGCGGCGAGCGCACCAAGGAacgagaggagaagaaggacaaGTGGCACCGCGTGGAGCGCAGCAGCGGCAAGTTCCTGCGCCGATTCCGCCTTCCGGAGAACGCCAAGGTGGATCAGGTTAAAGCGAGCATGGAGAACGGCGTGCTGACGGTGACGATCCCTAAGGAGGAGGTGAAGAAGCCGGAAGTGAAGGCCATCGAGATCTCCGGCTGA